One Arthrobacter sp. StoSoilB20 DNA segment encodes these proteins:
- a CDS encoding ATP-binding protein, which translates to MTEVIARRGFHGPSNEEAIEAIHNELDALWDDAAFVPDMDRMTFATAVIEAAANIVQHALPVAEKPVEIDVDISVRPSRLIAKVSAYNAREPFANDMQASMPDEDAESGRGLALIEALVTTVTFERQDGTNTWILTRNT; encoded by the coding sequence ATGACTGAGGTCATCGCCCGGCGTGGGTTCCACGGGCCTTCCAACGAGGAAGCGATCGAGGCCATCCACAACGAGCTCGACGCCTTATGGGACGATGCCGCCTTTGTGCCGGACATGGATCGGATGACCTTCGCTACGGCCGTCATTGAGGCAGCAGCGAACATTGTGCAGCACGCACTCCCTGTGGCGGAGAAGCCCGTGGAGATCGACGTCGACATCAGCGTCCGGCCCTCCCGCCTGATCGCGAAGGTCAGCGCCTACAACGCCCGCGAGCCCTTCGCCAACGACATGCAGGCTTCCATGCCGGACGAGGATGCGGAGTCCGGGCGCGGGCTGGCACTCATCGAGGCTCTGGTGACCACGGTGACGTTCGAGCGCCAGGACGGCACAAACACCTGGATCCTCACCCGCAACACCTGA